A portion of the Chlamydia caviae GPIC genome contains these proteins:
- a CDS encoding exodeoxyribonuclease V subunit gamma — translation MNATKHSQAFFSNSPTHLLAKLAEDLFSTYQQPFTKRWILVANTEIGHWLRRELTNATSNHIFMGSTIFSSSDSLVKHLFSEVCHEKALIPDYITLPLFIHELLNITDSPVDGRLSKLPSEPSYSSTKSLAAIFKKFYTFSQSPSENNRYHKDLFSQLDKHFMPIDKVFSSILGSLDSEKQNRSLHVFGYSHLPKHFATFFTELSNFFPVYFYCFSPSREYFGDLLSDKSIDFLWRQLADQPKRDAWEHYVLADRQALLANLSHKSQASQNFFLDKEVDYCEAFVAPQESTSLGVLQSNLFYLRPNSTENTLDKDQTATISNALNPSREVHEVFLKISSLLHKGVAPEEIFILSSQLETYEVYLKAVFQPHLPLYFTNSTSTHAKELKEKFLLLSSIIQTQGNLYRLLQLLIHPQLQNSIEISKTPHLLKRLSSEWEKLYKGDSTHVQNLGDNILNEYPFVEECGKVSQIELWERILPLLYDLQNFINAYSTSTVQTYEQHFTQSISSLESIFVLSSEELSLISSLRNALFPTFASSKCSLVFFTDFCLDFFDRFCGNSPIYDKPGPYVGSLGDLSLLPKGYTFILGANKRTQTVDFLDLVDTTTQEELVFSSSEDEENFHFLQAIVSTKHELHVSYQSSAHNPALPCAYVNYLQEALNLSVTHFPSKAYTPSLFSKETLVHTSQEYHHKLARAFCSIKEPLPSLFQPSKNTPTLPCHVSVSQIIKAISSPLDFFLKANYHVSLRSPATLETREKLFPTKKQVLLFWEKQLSNTSENISNNYLSSSSKAMFAAYDELIEKWLEKARQYPSTSPYTVIFSSLLFHDYLNDQDKILLPVCLNMNGKEVSLHGRFSGVFSKGIYLCSIDPLAKTRKTLKKTRAVPENSFEMQNYLKAYIAIAMLQQSNAITKHAIIRNITSHDNFEDLSLPFSSPEKYLNQVLQVYQMMKEHPIPLISSECWKFLDNPEKFHEAVSATIETDANNPTLSLFWKFHNRDYQDQFTISEEQRLLLLSLFKDVHETV, via the coding sequence ATGAACGCGACCAAACATAGTCAGGCATTTTTTAGCAATTCTCCCACGCATCTATTAGCTAAACTTGCAGAAGATCTATTTTCTACCTATCAACAGCCCTTTACTAAAAGATGGATTCTTGTTGCCAATACAGAAATAGGGCACTGGCTGCGTAGAGAACTTACTAATGCTACGAGTAACCACATTTTCATGGGGTCGACCATTTTCTCTTCTTCTGACTCCCTTGTCAAACATTTATTCTCCGAAGTTTGTCATGAAAAAGCATTAATTCCTGACTATATAACACTTCCTCTATTTATACACGAGCTGCTAAATATTACCGATTCTCCCGTTGATGGCAGGCTTAGCAAACTTCCTTCAGAACCCTCTTACAGCTCAACAAAAAGCTTGGCAGCTATTTTTAAAAAATTTTATACATTCTCGCAATCCCCTTCTGAAAATAATCGCTATCATAAAGACCTGTTTTCTCAATTAGATAAACATTTTATGCCTATAGACAAGGTCTTCTCTTCGATACTCGGTTCTTTAGATTCTGAAAAACAAAATCGTTCTTTGCATGTCTTTGGCTATTCTCATTTGCCTAAGCATTTTGCAACTTTTTTTACGGAATTAAGTAATTTTTTCCCTGTATACTTTTATTGTTTTTCACCAAGTCGAGAATATTTCGGAGATTTACTCTCTGACAAATCTATTGATTTCCTATGGCGTCAGCTTGCAGATCAACCTAAAAGAGATGCTTGGGAACATTATGTTTTAGCTGATAGGCAAGCCTTGCTTGCCAATCTCTCTCATAAATCCCAAGCATCTCAAAATTTCTTCTTAGATAAGGAAGTGGACTACTGTGAAGCTTTCGTAGCTCCTCAAGAATCAACATCTTTAGGAGTCTTACAAAGTAATTTATTTTACCTACGCCCCAATTCAACAGAGAACACTTTAGATAAAGATCAAACAGCAACTATTAGCAACGCTTTAAATCCTTCTCGGGAAGTTCACGAAGTGTTTTTAAAGATTTCTTCACTATTACATAAAGGCGTGGCTCCTGAAGAAATCTTTATTCTATCTTCCCAATTGGAAACCTATGAGGTGTATTTAAAAGCCGTATTCCAACCTCATCTACCTCTATATTTTACGAATAGCACGTCAACACACGCCAAAGAGTTAAAAGAAAAGTTTTTACTTTTATCATCTATCATACAAACACAAGGCAATCTATACCGTCTGCTTCAATTGCTTATCCACCCACAGCTACAAAATTCTATAGAGATAAGTAAAACTCCTCACCTTTTAAAAAGGCTTTCTAGCGAGTGGGAGAAACTTTATAAAGGAGATAGCACTCATGTACAAAACTTGGGTGATAATATTCTGAACGAATACCCTTTTGTTGAGGAATGTGGGAAGGTAAGCCAAATAGAACTTTGGGAGCGCATTCTTCCTTTGCTTTATGATTTACAAAATTTTATAAATGCTTACTCCACAAGTACTGTTCAAACATATGAACAACACTTTACCCAGAGTATATCTTCCTTAGAATCGATCTTCGTCCTCTCTTCCGAAGAATTATCTTTGATCTCCTCTCTTAGAAACGCTCTTTTCCCTACGTTCGCATCTTCAAAATGCTCTTTGGTATTTTTTACTGATTTCTGTCTGGATTTCTTTGACCGTTTCTGTGGCAACAGTCCTATTTATGATAAACCTGGTCCTTACGTAGGCTCCTTAGGAGACTTAAGCCTTCTTCCCAAAGGTTATACATTTATTCTCGGAGCAAACAAGCGCACACAGACTGTTGATTTTCTAGATCTTGTAGATACAACAACCCAAGAAGAACTCGTATTTTCTTCTTCTGAAGATGAAGAAAACTTCCATTTCCTTCAGGCCATAGTCTCTACAAAGCACGAACTCCATGTGAGCTATCAGTCTTCTGCTCATAATCCTGCTTTACCCTGTGCCTATGTGAATTATCTTCAGGAAGCTTTAAATCTATCTGTCACTCATTTTCCTTCTAAAGCCTATACCCCTTCTTTATTTTCTAAGGAAACCCTGGTACATACTTCGCAAGAGTATCATCACAAACTCGCACGAGCATTTTGCTCTATAAAAGAGCCCCTGCCTTCTTTATTTCAACCCTCTAAGAACACCCCGACTCTTCCTTGTCATGTATCTGTATCACAAATTATTAAGGCAATCTCCTCTCCCTTAGATTTCTTTTTAAAAGCTAATTATCATGTATCTCTACGATCTCCTGCAACATTAGAAACTAGAGAAAAGCTTTTCCCAACAAAAAAGCAGGTTCTGCTTTTTTGGGAAAAACAGCTTTCAAACACGTCAGAGAATATTTCAAATAATTATCTATCTTCATCTTCTAAAGCTATGTTCGCCGCTTACGATGAACTTATAGAAAAGTGGCTAGAAAAGGCACGTCAATACCCCTCTACCTCACCCTATACGGTAATTTTTTCTTCTCTGTTATTCCACGATTACCTTAACGATCAGGATAAGATTCTCCTTCCTGTTTGCCTGAATATGAACGGTAAAGAGGTGTCTCTGCATGGAAGATTCTCTGGAGTATTCTCTAAAGGCATATATTTATGTTCTATTGATCCATTAGCTAAAACAAGAAAAACGCTTAAGAAAACTAGAGCTGTTCCAGAAAACTCTTTTGAAATGCAGAACTATTTGAAAGCTTACATTGCTATAGCAATGTTACAACAATCCAATGCTATTACAAAACATGCAATCATAAGAAACATAACCTCTCATGATAACTTCGAGGATCTTTCTCTGCCTTTTTCTAGTCCTGAAAAATACCTAAATCAGGTATTACAGGTATATCAAATGATGAAAGAGCATCCGATTCCTTTAATTTCTTCTGAATGTTGGAAATTTCTAGACAATCCTGAAAAGTTTCATGAAGCGGTTTCTGCTACGATAGAAACAGATGCTAACAATCCCACCCTATCGCTTTTCTGGAAATTTCATAACCGTGATTATCAAGATCAATTCACGATAAGTGAAGAGCAACGTTTGTTACTTCTTTCTTTGTTTAAGGATGTGCATGAAACCGTTTGA
- a CDS encoding MFS transporter, with the protein MDISIQKKSFRALVITHFLTILNDNLYKFLLVFFLLEGKGLTENAKILSYVSLFFALPFLLLAPLAGSLSDRYQKRNIILVTRLIEILCMSLGLYFFYIQSALGGYVVLILMASHTAVFGPAKMGILPEMLPLDYLSKANGIMTAATYTGSILGSCFAPLLVDLTKSLAINCYVLSTSFCVASSIISTFVSLRIRSSNIKNRSQKITYVSFKDLWEIFKDTRYVHYLTLSIFLVALFLLVGAYTQVEIIPFVEFTLGYPKHYGGYLFPLVALGVGVGSYIAGWLSGKDIKLGYVPIMTLCLGITFMGLYAFSCSLAGVMFFLLLLGFLGGVYQVPLHAYIQYASPEHKRGQILAVNNFLDFVGVLIAAGIVRALGSGLSLSPETSFLYMGVIIFCIGLWILWIWKELVYRLVLSAVLLRQLGSYLRLPKSIAPVCYMMRACSYQEVRRVLAMLPKTIRSTVVILDQKLQPGWTTRIISYCVPTVISDLDETSDHSMKEAWAVLQAKRLQVLLKKQPDLCVICLGKEENVEIFSKVLLEQGIDIKSIYLSCKKVSYRRKIYDLSLSQAEEA; encoded by the coding sequence ATGGATATATCAATACAGAAAAAATCTTTTCGTGCTTTAGTAATAACGCATTTTCTTACGATATTAAATGATAATCTCTACAAGTTTCTTTTAGTATTTTTCCTTCTTGAAGGAAAAGGTTTAACAGAGAATGCGAAGATATTATCCTACGTAAGCTTGTTCTTTGCTTTACCGTTTCTATTACTAGCACCTTTAGCAGGAAGTTTATCAGATAGGTACCAGAAACGAAACATTATCTTAGTCACGCGTTTGATAGAAATTCTCTGCATGTCGTTAGGGCTATATTTCTTCTACATACAATCTGCCCTTGGAGGGTATGTAGTTTTGATCCTCATGGCAAGTCATACAGCCGTTTTTGGTCCTGCAAAAATGGGGATTCTCCCCGAGATGTTGCCTTTAGATTACTTATCTAAAGCCAACGGGATAATGACTGCCGCGACCTATACAGGGAGTATTTTAGGATCGTGTTTTGCCCCCCTGCTCGTCGATCTTACCAAAAGTCTCGCAATTAATTGTTATGTGCTTTCAACATCATTTTGTGTTGCCTCCTCAATTATCAGCACATTCGTTTCTTTAAGAATACGATCTAGTAATATTAAAAACCGTAGTCAAAAAATTACTTACGTAAGCTTTAAAGATCTTTGGGAGATCTTTAAAGATACGCGTTACGTACACTACTTAACTCTATCGATTTTCCTTGTTGCTCTCTTCCTATTGGTAGGGGCCTACACACAAGTAGAGATTATTCCTTTTGTAGAATTTACTTTGGGTTACCCTAAGCACTACGGAGGGTATTTATTCCCTCTTGTAGCTTTAGGGGTTGGGGTCGGATCCTATATTGCAGGATGGCTTTCAGGGAAAGATATTAAATTAGGTTACGTGCCTATCATGACTTTATGCTTGGGCATTACTTTTATGGGCCTTTACGCTTTCTCGTGCTCTTTAGCTGGAGTGATGTTCTTTCTTCTTCTTTTAGGATTTTTAGGCGGGGTATATCAAGTACCTTTGCATGCGTATATACAATACGCTAGCCCCGAACATAAGCGGGGACAAATTCTAGCTGTAAACAACTTTTTGGATTTTGTCGGTGTATTGATTGCGGCAGGAATTGTAAGGGCTTTAGGTTCAGGCTTAAGTTTGTCACCAGAGACAAGCTTCTTGTATATGGGTGTAATCATTTTCTGTATAGGCTTATGGATTTTATGGATTTGGAAAGAGCTGGTGTATCGTTTGGTGCTCAGCGCTGTATTACTAAGGCAGCTAGGAAGCTATCTTAGACTCCCTAAATCGATAGCTCCTGTTTGTTATATGATGCGGGCCTGCTCTTATCAAGAAGTGCGCCGTGTGTTAGCTATGCTACCAAAAACCATACGCAGCACTGTAGTCATACTAGATCAGAAATTGCAACCAGGCTGGACAACCAGGATAATTTCTTATTGCGTGCCTACAGTTATTTCGGATCTTGATGAAACCAGCGATCATAGCATGAAAGAAGCTTGGGCTGTTTTACAAGCTAAGCGTTTGCAAGTACTACTGAAAAAACAACCAGATTTATGCGTGATTTGCTTAGGAAAAGAAGAGAATGTTGAAATATTTTCTAAGGTGTTGCTAGAGCAGGGAATCGATATTAAGAGTATTTATCTTTCCTGCAAAAAAGTTTCTTACCGGAGAAAAATATATGATTTATCCCTGAGCCAAGCAGAAGAGGCTTAG
- a CDS encoding rhodanese-related sulfurtransferase — MKKNYYALAYYYLTRVDNPQLEIALHKELFKDLDVSCRIYISEQGINGQFSGYQPDAEHYMNWLRQRPGFSNVKFKIHHIEENIFPRVTVKYRKELVALGCDVDLTTQGKHISPKEWHEKLKENRCLVLDVRNNYEWKIGHFENAVLPDIQTFREFPEYAERLSKEHDPATTPVMMYCTGGIRCELYSSLLLEKGFKEVYQLDGGVIAYGQAVGTGKWRGKLFVFDDRLAVPIDETDTDVAPIAQCSHCGVGCDTYYNCANTDCNNLFICCEDCIDSTKGCCSQECSQAPRIRAFSPSRGNKPFRRMHLCEQVECEQVEKKASSCCCSCSH; from the coding sequence ATGAAAAAGAATTATTACGCTTTAGCTTATTATTATTTGACTCGTGTAGATAATCCTCAACTAGAAATCGCGTTGCACAAGGAACTATTTAAAGATTTGGATGTTTCTTGTCGTATCTACATATCTGAACAGGGAATTAATGGCCAGTTTAGTGGTTATCAACCCGACGCAGAACACTACATGAACTGGCTAAGACAGCGTCCTGGATTTTCAAATGTAAAATTTAAAATTCATCATATTGAAGAAAATATTTTTCCTCGTGTGACTGTGAAGTATCGTAAAGAGCTTGTAGCTCTTGGTTGCGACGTAGATCTTACCACCCAAGGCAAACATATTTCTCCAAAAGAATGGCATGAGAAGCTGAAAGAAAATCGCTGTCTAGTTCTGGACGTAAGGAATAATTACGAATGGAAAATCGGACATTTTGAAAATGCTGTTCTCCCAGATATTCAAACTTTCCGTGAATTTCCTGAGTATGCCGAGCGGTTATCCAAGGAACACGACCCAGCAACGACTCCTGTGATGATGTATTGTACCGGAGGTATACGCTGTGAGCTGTACTCTTCTCTCCTTTTAGAAAAAGGTTTTAAAGAAGTTTATCAGCTTGATGGCGGTGTTATAGCTTATGGTCAAGCTGTGGGAACGGGTAAGTGGCGAGGAAAGTTATTTGTATTTGACGATCGTTTAGCAGTGCCTATTGATGAAACAGACACTGATGTAGCTCCTATTGCCCAATGTTCTCATTGTGGGGTTGGCTGCGATACTTATTACAACTGCGCCAATACGGATTGCAACAATTTATTTATCTGTTGTGAAGACTGTATTGATTCAACAAAAGGATGTTGTTCTCAAGAGTGCTCTCAAGCACCAAGAATTCGCGCCTTTTCACCATCTAGAGGGAATAAACCTTTCCGCCGTATGCATCTATGTGAACAAGTAGAATGCGAACAGGTAGAAAAGAAAGCCTCTAGTTGCTGTTGTTCCTGCTCTCATTAA
- the rpsD gene encoding 30S ribosomal protein S4, giving the protein MARYCGPKNRIARRFGANIFGRSRNPLLKKPHPPGQHGMQRKKKSDYGLQLEEKQKLKACYGMILEKQLVKAFKEVINKQGSVTKMFLERFECRLDNMVYRMGFAKTIFAAQQLVSHGHVLVNGKKVDRRSFFLRPGMQVSLKEKSRKLQSVQESLENRDEGSLPSYISVDKGNFKGELLVSPEQDQIEAQLPLPVDVSVVCEFLSHRT; this is encoded by the coding sequence ATGGCTCGATATTGTGGCCCTAAAAATAGAATAGCAAGGCGTTTTGGAGCGAATATTTTTGGAAGAAGCCGAAACCCTCTGCTCAAAAAGCCCCATCCTCCAGGTCAGCACGGTATGCAGAGAAAGAAAAAGTCTGACTACGGCCTTCAGCTTGAGGAAAAGCAAAAATTAAAAGCTTGCTACGGCATGATTTTAGAGAAACAGCTTGTCAAGGCTTTCAAAGAAGTTATTAATAAGCAGGGCAGCGTCACCAAGATGTTCTTAGAAAGATTTGAATGTCGTCTGGACAACATGGTTTACCGCATGGGATTTGCTAAGACTATTTTTGCAGCGCAGCAATTGGTTTCTCACGGTCACGTATTAGTTAATGGGAAAAAAGTAGATAGAAGATCCTTTTTCCTACGTCCTGGCATGCAGGTTTCTTTAAAAGAGAAATCTAGAAAATTACAGTCAGTTCAAGAGTCTTTGGAAAATAGAGACGAAGGTTCTTTGCCATCCTACATTTCTGTAGATAAGGGCAATTTTAAAGGAGAGCTGTTGGTATCTCCAGAACAGGATCAAATAGAGGCTCAGCTTCCTCTGCCTGTTGATGTTTCTGTTGTATGTGAGTTCTTATCTCACAGAACATAA
- a CDS encoding deoxyribonuclease IV, giving the protein MQVFPPPQVPLLGAHTSTAGGLHNAIYEGQEIGASTIQMFTANQRQWRRRPLTDSLINSFKTALKETSLSYIMSHAGYLINPGSPNPEILEKSRICIQQEIQDCISLGINFVNFHPGAAVNDTKETCLDRIISSFSLMEPLFENSPPLVVLFETTAGQGTLVGSNFEELSYLIDNLNHKIPVGVCIDTCHIFAAGYDITSPESWKRVLKNFDDVIGLSYLRAFHLNDSMFPLGQHKDRHAPLGEGDIGIESFKFLMTNEDTRMIPKYLETPGGPDLWAKEIRQLQSFQK; this is encoded by the coding sequence ATGCAGGTATTTCCGCCTCCCCAAGTTCCTTTATTAGGTGCCCATACATCGACCGCTGGGGGTCTTCACAACGCCATTTATGAAGGCCAAGAAATTGGGGCTTCTACTATTCAAATGTTTACTGCGAATCAGAGACAGTGGCGTAGACGCCCCCTCACTGATTCTCTAATAAATTCTTTTAAAACCGCTCTTAAAGAGACCTCTTTATCCTATATTATGAGCCATGCCGGCTACTTAATTAATCCTGGCTCCCCCAATCCAGAAATCTTAGAAAAAAGTCGTATTTGTATACAGCAAGAGATCCAGGATTGCATATCTTTAGGAATAAATTTTGTTAATTTCCATCCTGGAGCCGCTGTCAACGACACTAAAGAAACCTGCTTAGATAGAATTATTTCAAGTTTTTCTTTAATGGAGCCCTTATTTGAAAACTCCCCTCCTCTCGTTGTCCTTTTTGAAACTACAGCGGGTCAAGGCACTCTTGTTGGCAGTAATTTCGAAGAACTTAGTTATCTAATAGACAATCTCAACCACAAAATCCCCGTAGGAGTTTGCATAGATACTTGTCATATCTTTGCTGCTGGCTACGATATTACTTCTCCAGAGTCCTGGAAGCGGGTGCTCAAAAATTTTGATGATGTCATAGGATTGTCATATTTAAGAGCTTTTCATCTTAACGACTCTATGTTTCCTCTAGGGCAACATAAGGATCGCCACGCGCCTTTAGGGGAAGGAGATATTGGCATCGAAAGTTTCAAATTTCTTATGACTAACGAAGACACGCGAATGATCCCCAAATATCTAGAAACTCCTGGAGGTCCAGACTTATGGGCTAAGGAAATTCGTCAATTACAGAGTTTTCAAAAATAG
- a CDS encoding lipid II flippase MurJ — MNRKDGQGSVASSLFNLLSGTFFSRVTGMLREIVMAAYFGADSLVAAFWLAFRTIFFLRKILGGPILGLAFIPHFEFLRAQDTSRAAFFFKSFSRFFCLNACAFTLIIEICLGIWLHYAQGNTANALQLTMILLPSGIFLMMYTVNSALLHCEKRFLSVGLAPAVVNVLWILTVFLARHSDPRQRIIGLSVILVIGFILEWFVTVPGVRKFLGSATTPPKERDSIKALIAPLSLGLLSMGVFQINLLADMCLARYIHEVGPLYLMYSIRIQQLPVHLFGLGVFTVLLPSISRCIQQDDNDEGYKLMKFALNLTVSVMVIMTAGLLLLALPGVRVLYEHGLFPTSAVHAIVEVLRGYSGSIIPMALIPLISVLFYAQRHYTIPLVIGIIAAIANMILNVVFGCWLIKHVSGLAYATSLVSWLQLYFLWQYASKKHPAYSGLMWITFKRSIKVVGVTCLAFAVTLGVNILTHTTYVIFLNPMTPLAWSLASFVAQSAAFFSESVIFLAFLFGFAKLLRVEDLVNLTSFQYWKGRQSSLHSSSVMQDSQN, encoded by the coding sequence ATGAATAGAAAAGACGGCCAGGGATCAGTAGCCAGCTCACTTTTTAATTTATTGTCAGGAACCTTTTTTAGTCGTGTGACAGGAATGTTACGCGAAATTGTTATGGCAGCCTATTTTGGAGCCGATTCTTTAGTAGCGGCTTTTTGGTTAGCTTTCAGGACGATTTTCTTTTTAAGAAAAATCCTTGGAGGGCCTATTTTAGGCCTGGCTTTCATTCCTCACTTTGAATTTTTAAGAGCGCAAGATACAAGCCGCGCGGCATTTTTCTTTAAAAGTTTTTCTAGATTTTTCTGTCTTAATGCCTGTGCATTCACGTTAATTATCGAAATATGCCTAGGCATATGGCTGCATTATGCCCAGGGGAATACAGCAAATGCCTTGCAGCTAACCATGATTCTCCTGCCATCAGGCATATTTCTTATGATGTATACTGTGAACTCCGCCCTGCTACATTGTGAGAAAAGATTTCTTAGTGTGGGTTTAGCTCCTGCTGTTGTCAATGTGCTGTGGATTCTTACCGTATTTCTCGCAAGACATAGTGATCCACGACAACGGATCATTGGATTGTCAGTGATTCTTGTCATAGGGTTTATTTTAGAATGGTTTGTTACCGTTCCTGGGGTAAGGAAATTTTTAGGTTCAGCAACAACCCCACCTAAGGAGCGTGATAGCATAAAAGCTTTGATAGCCCCGCTATCTTTAGGATTGCTCTCCATGGGGGTTTTCCAGATAAATCTTCTGGCCGATATGTGCTTGGCGCGCTACATACATGAAGTTGGTCCATTATACTTAATGTATTCCATACGCATTCAACAATTGCCTGTACACCTGTTTGGTCTCGGAGTCTTTACCGTTCTTTTACCTTCTATTTCTCGATGCATTCAGCAAGATGATAATGACGAAGGTTACAAGCTTATGAAATTCGCTTTGAATCTTACTGTTTCTGTAATGGTAATTATGACCGCAGGATTGCTACTTCTAGCTCTTCCTGGGGTACGTGTACTTTATGAGCACGGTTTATTCCCAACAAGCGCTGTACATGCTATTGTAGAGGTTTTACGCGGCTATAGCGGGAGCATCATCCCTATGGCGCTTATTCCTTTGATTTCTGTGCTTTTTTACGCACAACGGCACTACACCATACCTTTAGTCATAGGCATCATAGCCGCTATCGCCAATATGATCCTCAATGTTGTGTTTGGTTGCTGGTTGATAAAACACGTTTCGGGATTAGCCTACGCCACTTCTCTTGTTTCTTGGTTACAACTCTATTTTCTTTGGCAATATGCATCAAAAAAACATCCCGCATATTCTGGATTAATGTGGATAACATTTAAGCGTTCTATCAAGGTTGTGGGAGTTACCTGTTTAGCCTTTGCAGTTACTCTAGGGGTTAATATTCTAACACATACTACATATGTGATTTTCCTTAATCCTATGACGCCGTTAGCGTGGTCTCTAGCGTCTTTTGTAGCGCAAAGCGCCGCTTTTTTCTCAGAAAGCGTCATTTTCTTGGCTTTTTTGTTTGGTTTTGCAAAACTGCTTCGGGTAGAAGATCTTGTAAACTTAACATCTTTTCAATATTGGAAAGGACGCCAAAGCTCTTTGCATAGTTCATCAGTTATGCAAGATAGTCAGAATTAG